The following nucleotide sequence is from Apium graveolens cultivar Ventura chromosome 4, ASM990537v1, whole genome shotgun sequence.
ttaaaGAATTAGttaaaattcaaattaaatatcctttaattttaaaaatcctTCAAAATTTGGATCGAAGACACTCCTAGTATCACTGGCGTCACAGTAGGGATAGTGGGCGGCATTTTGTACAAATATTTGAATAAAAGTATAGGTTTCAAATTTTGCAGCTCAAACAAATCATTACACCTCCCCCATTCTTTTCGTGCAGCCTTTTTGTCTGTACAAAAACAAAACATACTCAgcaacaaaattaaaaaaaattgaattctAAACCCCCAAAAAAATATATTTCCCAAATCCTTTTCATTTTATTCATTCTCAAGAATTTGTCATTCTCAGTAAAAGCTCCGAGATTTCTAAAGATTTGAGCTTTAAATTCATGTATgtaaagcaggaaaagaggttTAGATTTGCTCAACAAAGAAACAAGGATTTATATTCAAAGCAGAAGCTCAGAATTTTGTGAATAAAGGTGAGCTTTTTATGTTCTTTAATATCTTCAAGTTTGATTGTTCTACATTTTATTCTAATCGAAATGCAAAAATATTGATAACCCTTTACATTTAATCTTTTCCTGGATCAGCCCATCTAGTTAATTTGCCTCAATTATCACTTCTTGGTTTTCTTTGTTACGATCAATTGCAGATATCTACACTTTCTTGAATTTATGATAATCAATAATCAAGATAATCATGAATCTGGGCATGTTATTTTATTCTGTATATGAATCAATTGGATGTGTACACTGTACAATTTGTTAGTTGTGATTTGTGTGTTGGTTATTTTTTATATCAGTTTCATAGGAATGGGGAGAAATCTTGGACCTGTTTTGCGGCGAGAATTAGATAATCTTGGAAAGGATGGTGATTGTAGAAAGTCAGCTATGAAGGCATTAAAGTCTTATGTGAAAAAATTGGATTCCAAGATGATTCCGTTCTTTCTTGCTCAGGTTTCAGAGAGTAAAGAAACTAGCTCATCAGCTGGAGAATATTCAATTTCTCTCTATGAAGTTCTTGCTCGTGTACATGGCCCGAGAATTGTACCTTATATTGATGTTATAATGACTGCAATTAGAAATACCTTAACTTCAAGTGGAAGTTCATTTGCACTTCATCAGGCTTGTTCAAAGGTTGTTACAGCAATTGCTAGGTACGGGATTGACCCGACAACTCCTGAAAATATGAAAAGACAGATTATTCATTCCCTTTGTAAGCCTCTTTCAGATTCTATTTTGGTTAGCCAAGAGAACTTATCTTTTGGATCTGCGCTTTGCTTGAAGGCATTAGTGGATTCTGATAATTGGAGATTTGCATCAAGCGATATGGTCAATGAGATTTGTCAAAGAGTTGCCGGGGCTCTGGAGAAGCCCATGCAGACAAACTCACACATGGGATTAGTCATGGCACTTGCTAAGAGTAATAGTCTTGTTGTCGAAGCTTATGCAAGACTGTTAGTCCAGTCTGGATTGAGGATTTTGAGTGCAGGGGTCGCAGAAGATAATTCTCAAAAAAGGCTTTTAGCCATTCAGATGTTAAATTTTCTGATGAAGTGTTTGGATCCTAGGAGCTTATTCTCAGAGATAGAGTCGATAATGGAGGAAATGCAGAAGTGTCAAGCTGATAAGATGTCTTATGTCAAAGGGGCTGCCTTTGATGCATTACAAACAGCAAAAACTATTGCTAGTGAGCAAGACTCAAACTTTGAGGAGGATACAGGTTCAATCAGTGGATCAAACTTTTATAGGAATAATGATTACGGGAGACGGAATTTGTTTGATGCAGTTTACGAGATACCAAATATTACATCACCACAATCTCAAACCCTTAATTCATTTGCTGAGTATGATTTTTCTGTTGAATCTGCATTCTCAAACAGCTATGCCTCCGGGGAGGATTATGATAGGAGAGTAAACTGCCAGCTCTGGAGAAAATTTGAGAATGGAGGACTTGATTTATCATTCAAGGAGAGATTATTTACAGAGGCAACTTCTAAATCCTTAATGGAAAATACTGGGGAAAATGAATGTTCAGATAACAGGGAATGTGAAAATAAATTTGCAGGTTTTGTGCAGGAAAGTTCAAGAAGTACGGGTGTGAGAAGCACAACTCCTAGTCCTCAGGTACAATTGTGTAATGTTTCATTACTGCTGATATCATTAGTCCTGTATGAAGTAGATAATTATTAAGCATGATCAGTTCTTTATGCAGTCTGTGGACATATGGTATGGATGATAGTATGATACTGAATAAGACTGTGTAGTATGTAGACTGAGTAAGTTACAGAAAGTACACACTGAAAATACATTGATGTTATGATATCAAATAATCAACCCAGCTAGTTTCTTTTATTTGGTTTGAATGAATGAAATTGGGAGGGAATGGTATGGAATTTGTACTATATTCTAGATTTTCATTCCTTCCTCCATTCCACTAAAGACCATCAAAACTAGAGCTTAAAATCCCAATTTGAGAGAGAATGCTCCATTCTTAATCATAATTGAATGCAAAAGTTGGACGCACTTATTTTTTTTAATCTATCCTTCCCTCCTACCTCCATTCTTTCCCTTTAAATGTATTCACTTCATTTGACAATTCCATTCTCTCCGGCCAAACACAACATTATTTCATTTGGTTCTTACAAAGCTACCATGTCAcattatttttattgaaaattaGAAAGGAAAAAATTATCCATGTAAGAATGCCTTATATCTATAATCTTGTTTTTCGCTGCAGAAACTTAAAGGTAcacttaaaatcaaattaatGCTGTGTTTTGAATACCAAAGGTAAAGAAATTTTGCTAGCAAAATATTCTTGCTTAGAAGACCAAAATAAATTTGATTTGTTTCTGACAGATTTTAGGTTTTTCTCCACATACAGATTGAGCCATACCAAGTTTCTGTCTGTAATAATAAGCCTTAGTTTACTCATCAAGGACTAAAATTTGTCTAGTAGCTAAATGCTAATAAGGGAAAACATGGTTCtagttttttttttttaatttttgtttgCCTTGCTGCTTAGGAAATTTAGTCAGATAAAAATGACCAAGGAAAGGAGTAAACTATCTACATCTTTAAAGTTTGGGATAAAATTTCACAACTATCTTGTGCCTTAACTAATATTTTATGCCATAGAATGGAGCCTACAAATTTTTTAGGACATGCTTTTTTACTGTACTTGGTTGTTAGATGCCCATTTTAGTGGTGGTAAAAATTCACTTTTCTGTCATTATTGTGTTTCAGAGGTTGCGATCACACATCAATGTTGATGATGTCAAAATCTTTACAACTCCAAGAAAGCTAAAATACTCTCTTAAAGATACAAGCAGTGAGAACTCAAACCTCTCCAAGAAGCAAACCAGGCAATTGAGAAGCCCTTGCAAAAGCAAATTTGAGTTGAGTCTATTAAAAGGTGAACAAACTAGCTTTTCACATCACCCCGCATCAATTTATGACCAGTATGGCTTCCTGCGTGATGTGAAACATAGGACCAAAAGTGAAGAAAATATACCTTTCATTGGAGAAGATTTCCATGTAAAACATAAGACCAGAAGTGAAGTAAATATGTCTCTTACTGGAGAAGATTTCCATGGTAGCTCCGAATCAgtttcttcatcagaacctgAAGCAGTAGGTAAGGTAAAGGTCTCTCAAAGGTCAGATTCTGCTTTCCAGACAGAATCACACAAAGGCAGTGTCGAGAAGCACTATCCAATGCCTCTCAGCAGCATATTTTGTGGTACCATTATCCTATTGCTTGCAGCATTTTTTTGCTTCTTTTGGTTCGGCAGTGACCAGGACGAAGGTTATTATCTCCCTCCTACCTAATGCTTTTCCTGGTATTTTATGTAACAATCAAATTTTTAGACCTTTGATAACAACTATGGTGACATTGTGTAATTTCGGGCGGACTTTGGATCATTGGCTTTTTCAAGTTCGGCTAGTGTTATTGTTGGCAGTTCTTTCTAATCATGAGATCATACACTGTCACTTGTAGAGGTTAATATATTTACTGTCACTTCTAGAGGTTAAATATATTGCGAGAATGCGAGTTATTGTCTGTGGAGTGTGACCATAATTGGTTAAAAACTTAATATTTCTATTAATTTCTAAGTTATATGTAATTCTTCTCTTAAAATCTGTCCGAATCCCAGGGTGAAGCTGAAATCCATTTTAAACATGTATCTTATCCCTTGAGGTGTGAAAGGAACATCCTTTAGAACTGATTATACAGTATTCTGCAAAGTTCAACAGTTTTGTTGATTAAGCATAGTTCATCTAATCATGGCTCAATTGGCTGAATTTAAAGGTGGTTTGTTCAATTGTTCAATCCAATTTTATCAATCAAGTTGCCCACTGCATTATTTTGGTATCCCATCATAAATTTGAGTCACAAGGTAAGTTTCAGGAAAGATCCGAGATAGTTTTATACAGATTTTACCGGATGATAGAGTTAAAATTGAAGTAGGTTTTTATGATTCAACTAAAGACATACTAATTTATCGACTTAGCAATAAGAATTCAAAAGCTGAGACGTTTTAATCCACTTTAACATTCCTTTCGTGAGAATATATAATTCGAGATTAAAAATTCCAAGAAACCTATTTTCTTCCAAAAAAATATTCAGAATTAAAGTGAGGAATCTGAAATCCACCGCTGTTAACTTAACCAGAGAAAGTAAACTTCATCTCAGAAAAGATTTATTTGTCGAACCTGGTAGCTACACCCATATGGTCAAGTCAAGATTTAAAACAACGTTTTTATCAGGAAGAAAATAATAGAGAGACACAAATCAGGTCATCTACAAAGAAAAAAACTTTCAGATCCTAGAGATTGAATAAAAATTCAAACATGTTAAAATTTAAAAAAGAATACTGGAAAAAAATCTTAAATTGATAACATACATTAAAACTATCCAAACAAAATTTGACAAATACAGCTGAACAGAAAAACCCTACATTAACCAGTAATGTGAACTGCAACTACTAAATAGCAAATCAAAACTATCATAGCCAACCTCTATCATGAGGAAAGaaaaaggttttccaaatgaaaaAGAGGCCCAGATACATCTTGACATTATCATATGCGGCTAGTCCTCGTCCATTGCTCCTGCAAACTGTCGATCTCTCCTCGGACCACCAGCTAGTTTAGCTATAATAATCTGCACAAAAACAATACATGCATTAAGAAAGTATTACTTCTGGATAATGAAGATTACGAGTAAATGAGAAGCAGTAAAATGACTGTTTATTTACCTGGTCTAACCTCAGAACAGTGCAGACAGCATCAGCAGCATACTTTAGTGCAAAAAATCTGGAAAACAGGAGAATAGTAAAAAATGACTCTACTAAATCATAACAAAAGGGTTTCAACATTATACAGAGATACAGCATATAATAATAAAGAATAACAAGTTATGATCTTATTAAAAGCTGATGCTAAGAAAGTAACCTAATCTTGAAGTTTAACTGAGATAAATAAACATCTTACTTAGTGACGTGTAGATCCCATATTTTCATTGTAGAGATATCCTTACAAGAACTACAGGGTCGTAAGTAACATAAAAGTCACTGATTTTAGAGCAAACAATCTCAATAACAATCATGTTAGCTACAGGCCCACTTGTGGTGTCAAGTCCAATCACAATATTTATATGTGTACGCTACCACTCCAGTTTTTTTAGCTTTTGACAACGCTGTCGCGTGCCTATCAAATAATAATATCTAACAAATCATTCTAATTATGTGGTAGGGTAAGTCAAAGTCAATCCCACAGACAAAGGTATTAGTCAATAGTAATTCTTGACTCAATTTAACCAAACAAGTTACACAATAAAAATTGATAGGTTGTTTAACTAAAATTATAATAAAGCAATTATGTtctattaatcaaataataacATCCAAAATTAAGTATCCCCACTAGAATCAATGCAATTATGATTTCCCGTCCCAAATCAATCATATACTACTCAAGGGAAAAGACGCGCCCTATAAAATACCAATAAGCTCCCTCGAGTATTAATGACTTCTCTAAAATACAATCAAGCCTATTTTCATGGTATCATGTAATTTAGAGACATTAAATACAGTATCCTAACTTCCTAACAGTCCGTTGTACATATTTTCATGGAGAAGTTCATGTCTTTATTGGATAAATCACAACCACCTAAGTCCAACTTTCATTGATAGATATTTGGttcaaactaatacacataatCTTGTCTGACATGTAATTGTTAATTAAACACAGCTCAATAACTAAGAGCATGTAATATAACTAAATTGGGGGAATTGGAAAAATCATAAACCAATCATAACTAGAGTTCAACTTAAACCTAGATTAAGAATCTACTCACTCATAACTATATTAACAAAATacataataaagaaaagtaatcTTCGTCCGTCTGTATACATATATCCCTATTTGTTTATAATAAGGCTTAAACGACATATCGGCCAATATCGTAGGGTAAAAACATCTTTGTCTAAGGAAAAAGGTTAAAATGTATGAAGACCGATACTATAAGAGTTAAAAGGTATGATTTCATACATTTCATATAATTCTTAATATAATTCTTTTTTATAATAAATGGACATTAATGACTAGCAAGTTAGTTGTCATTAATGCAGTCACACACATTTTAGTTGTCATGAATTCACAACACAGATAAACATTGTCCTTATATAAAGTACTTAACCGATGAGACGGCCGCGAGACTCATCGGAATCGTAAATAGCACATTGAAGGAAGTCCTGGTTGAGACGCATAACATAGTGATGCGTCTCAATCTGACGAGTCATGTCATCACTATACAAAGCAAAAATACAAACATGTTGGTTCATTTCTTTGATTGGCTTCAAAGGCTGCATCATTTGTGCACCTTTGTCAAGCATGTGTTTCTCCATCGACATCCCCTTTCCCGGCGGTATCTGCTCGTCT
It contains:
- the LOC141720987 gene encoding protein SINE1-like, which codes for MGRNLGPVLRRELDNLGKDGDCRKSAMKALKSYVKKLDSKMIPFFLAQVSESKETSSSAGEYSISLYEVLARVHGPRIVPYIDVIMTAIRNTLTSSGSSFALHQACSKVVTAIARYGIDPTTPENMKRQIIHSLCKPLSDSILVSQENLSFGSALCLKALVDSDNWRFASSDMVNEICQRVAGALEKPMQTNSHMGLVMALAKSNSLVVEAYARLLVQSGLRILSAGVAEDNSQKRLLAIQMLNFLMKCLDPRSLFSEIESIMEEMQKCQADKMSYVKGAAFDALQTAKTIASEQDSNFEEDTGSISGSNFYRNNDYGRRNLFDAVYEIPNITSPQSQTLNSFAEYDFSVESAFSNSYASGEDYDRRVNCQLWRKFENGGLDLSFKERLFTEATSKSLMENTGENECSDNRECENKFAGFVQESSRSTGVRSTTPSPQRLRSHINVDDVKIFTTPRKLKYSLKDTSSENSNLSKKQTRQLRSPCKSKFELSLLKGEQTSFSHHPASIYDQYGFLRDVKHRTKSEENIPFIGEDFHVKHKTRSEVNMSLTGEDFHGSSESVSSSEPEAVGKVKVSQRSDSAFQTESHKGSVEKHYPMPLSSIFCGTIILLLAAFFCFFWFGSDQDEGYYLPPT